In Necator americanus strain Aroian chromosome IV, whole genome shotgun sequence, the following proteins share a genomic window:
- a CDS encoding hypothetical protein (NECATOR_CHRIV.G15404.T1), which produces MTVLRTSDGTTTASGRGMEKVIHDFYSDLFDSHVPLPPHHLRKDGYVIPKVLPSEVRHAIMSVRNHTAPGPDRIRPEHLKNLPPVLINTLTKLFSRYLSECKIPKQWKTSKTAL; this is translated from the coding sequence aTGACTGTTCTCCGGACCTcagatggaacaactacagcatcgggaagggggatggaaaaagtcattcacgacttctactctgatctcttcgacagccacgtccccttgcctcctcaccatctgaggaaaGATGGATATGTCATTCCAAAGGTGCTcccttccgaagtccgacatgctatcatgtcggtaagaaatcatacggcacccggtcctgacagaataagaccggaacacctgaagaacctaccgccagtcctcatcaacacgcTGACGAAGCTCTTCtctcgttatctgtcggaatgcaagattcctaagcaatggaaaaccagcaaaacCGCCCTGTGA
- a CDS encoding hypothetical protein (NECATOR_CHRIV.G15405.T1), translating into MLAEFDEACKKICLWLNLDKTMSMKNGWVSDASFTLNGTNISECSSYVYLGREINTMNNLTSELGRRKRTTWAAFKSIKDLVKRTKNIRLYAHQFNTTVLPAFTYASEKWSFRKKKENTISVIERRIERVVVGVTRFTQVKEGIRSSLLHHRSKIRDAAAYAKRSKIRWTGHVMRFNDNRWTRAVSE; encoded by the coding sequence ATGCTAgccgaatttgatgaagcGTGTAAAAAGATCTGTCTTTGGCTGAacctagacaagacgatgtcTATGaagaacggatgggtttctgatgcctcattcacgctcaacggaacgaacatatccgaatgctccagctatgtatatctaggtcgggaaatcaacACGATGAACAACCTGACCTctgagctgggcagaaggaaacgaacGACTTGGGCagcattcaagagcatcaaggatttagtgaagaggaccaagaacatccggctctATGCTCACcaattcaacaccaccgtgcTTCCTGCTTTTACTTACGCTTCAGAAAAGTGGTCGTTTcgcaagaagaaggaaaatacgatcagcgtcatagaacgccGAATCGAAAGGGTGGTGGTAGGAGTAACCCGCtttacgcaagtgaaagaagggattcgaagttcactcctacatcaccgatcgaagatcagagacgctgctgCATATGCCAAGagaagcaaaattaggtggaccggacacgtgatgcgtttcaacgacaaccgttggaccagagctgtAAGCGAATAg
- a CDS encoding hypothetical protein (NECATOR_CHRIV.G15406.T1): MGIAQQSARSTAYSPTGSVSTPRLGSIFVVALIIVSFVRQYGLAIRWKRTSAIDNDRGKNLYVTTAYSRWLAHREGPKRELILTSLEYYDLVPNAPRSCARQTWIEFPVLELEFQRPPRNCWGKGER; this comes from the coding sequence atgggaatcgcccaacaGAGTGCGAGATCAACcgcatactcaccaaccggaagTGTGTCTACTCCACGTCTCGGTAGTATTTTTGTGGTGGCTCTGATcatcgtctccttcgtgcgacaATACGGCTTAGCCatacgatggaaaagaacctCTGCTATCGACAACGATAGAGGAAAGAACTTATATGTGACGACTGCATACTCGAGGTGGCTGGCTCATCGAGAAGGACCCAAGCGTGAACTAATACTTACTAGCCTAGAGTACTACGATCTTGTGCCGAACGCGCCTCGAAgctgcgcacgacaaacttggatcgaattccCTGTATTGGAACTTGAATTTcaaagaccaccaaggaattgttggggAAAAGGTGAACGATGA
- a CDS encoding hypothetical protein (NECATOR_CHRIV.G15407.T1): MAGLLSLRKSLLTTPACTPPQYPAHWALPIQTMDGMETDEKQSNLRLLRTSSILDQGDTCTTRHGDCLRLCTDNARTVSTSTDLHALLGPAERIKFQVIQVQETKSRRRDVRQMNDSTLVVRKERVPSQNGGCFVVRACRPSS, from the coding sequence atggcagggctgcttagtttgagGAAAAGTCTTCTTACCACTCCAGCATGTACAccgcctcagtaccctgcacactgggccctgccaaTTCAGACGATGGACGGCATGGAGACTGATGAGAAGcaatcaaatctcaggttgctcaggacgtcttcgattctggaccaaggagACACGTGCActactcgccatggagactgtctcagactttGTACTGATAATGCGAGAACAGTATCCACAAGCACTGACCTACATGCCCTTCTTGGACCTGCAGAACGTATAAAATTTCAAGTGATTCAGGTGCAGGAGACCAAGAGTAGAAGGAgagacgtacgacagatgaatgacagTACACTCGTTGTTCGCAAAGAAAGGGTCCCGTCGCAAAATGGAGGCTGTTTTGTTGTGCGCGCATGTCGTCCATCTTCttga
- a CDS encoding hypothetical protein (NECATOR_CHRIV.G15408.T1), producing MKWLCIFMLIVLLTVANCLHDLMWNGVFISTTMPFTSFYVKHHSMISGENTRLKTYTLSNDSKSCLYYIGIEGVLKASFAVSIVNVYGDKRLQYRRTNENRTFSRI from the exons ATGAAGTGGCTGTGTATTTTCATGTTGATAGTATTGCTGACAG tagccaactgtttacatgatctgatgtggaacggTGTCTTTATCAGTACAACAATgccattcacttcattttatgtgaaacatcattcaaTGATTAGTGGTGAGAATACAAGATTGAAAACCTATACCttgagtaatgattccaagtcgtgtctatattacattggtatcgaaggagtgcttAAAG cttcatttgcTGTTTCAATTGTCAACGTATACGGGGATAAGCGGCTACAGTATCGGAGGACGAACGAGAATCGCACATTCAGCAGAATTTGA